In Bacillota bacterium, the sequence CCAGTGGCGCTCCTCCACAAGGTGGCGGGCAATGATTGCCATTACATGGTGAGGTTCGATAAAATTGCCGTTTCGATCCACAACCCCCAGTCTGTCACCGTCGCCATCCAGGGCCAAACCCAGATCTGCCCGGTGCTCCCGGACCGCCACCACCAGGGGCCCCAGATTCCTGGCTACAGGCTCGGGGGGAATCCCATCAAAGCCGGGGTTATAGCCGGTGCGAATTTCCAGGCAGGGAATCCCGCAGCGCCGCAGGAGAGAAGAAAGATACCCCTGCCCGGCCCCGTACATGCTGTCCACCACAACCCGGAACCCGCTCCGGGCAAGACTGCTCCCATCCACAAGGGTCAGCACCCGGGGGAGGTAGGTGGCAGCCGGGTGAAATTCGTGGATCTCGCCGCGGCCGCCTTTCTCCTCTGAATCTCCGAAGGAAATGCGGTCTGCAATGTCATCCAGCATCTCTTTTAAGGCCGGCCCCCCGTGGGGGCCCTTGATCTTGATGCCGTTGTAAACAGGGGGATTATGGCTTGCCGTCACCACCAGCCCTGCCGCCGCCCGTAAAACTTTCACACTGTATGAAATCACAGGGCTGGGCGCCGGTTCCCGCGCCAGGAAAACCTCGATTCCGGAGGAGGCCAGCACCCGGGCGGCCTCCTGGGCGTACTCCCGGGAGAGAAATCTCGTGTCATAACCCACGACAACACCCCTCCTTCCTTTGCCGTGGGCGAGAAGAAATGCAGCAAGGGCCCGGATCACAGCCCGGAGGTTGGCGAAAGTAAACGACTCGCTGATCACTCCCCGCCATCCTTCGGTGCCGAATTTTATCTCCACGCTCACCCTCCCCCCGCGGGCAAGAGTTCAGCTCAAAAAACTTGAATTGCCAGGCCGCGCATCAATTTCCCTGGCAAGAGCGGCGCCGCAGTGTTGCGGGAAACCGGTTCCAAGGGAAAGCTTGCGTCGTCTTTTTTACCAGGATATGCCTAACCAGAATAAATGGTGATCCAAGAGAAAAGAGCAGCTTCATATCCGGCTCTCTCTTTAAAAAATGCCCCTTCCCTGCCGCTTCTCCTGAGGATATTCTGCTTTCGGCTTGCCGCCCTCTCCTCCCTCTCCCCCTCCCCCTTTACCCCCTCCGGCAAGGGAAAGAAGCGAACCAAGCAGCTGGGGGTTGATCTTTTTCCCCTGCTTCTGAAGCAGGTTGAGGAGAAGTTCAGGGCCTGCCTTCCCCCCTTCTGCGAACAGGCCGGCCAGGGTCTCAATCAGGCCGCCGCTTAAAAGGCTTCCACCTCCCGTCCTGGCCATCGCAACCCCCTGGCTGTTCTGGACCAGATTCAGAATACTGAAAAGGTTGAAAAGGGAAAGCAGGGCCACGATACCTGAAATATCCATCCGCTTTTCCTCGAGGCTTATAAGCACCCGTGCCAGCAAAGAAAATAAGCTGGCTTCCTGAGCTTCCGGGGCAGGCCCCTGTTCCTGGGACAAAACGATCACTCCTCCCAATAATTTAGTCAGCCAGCGCCTCCTTAACAAAAAATAACAGGAAAAACGCGCTTGCCTATATATTGTATTCGGAAGCTCATCCAGTGACTCACCAGGCTTCATCAAGCAGAGCCTTATTAAATCCATCTTTCACAGGGGAAGGCGAGCTTGTTGCCATCATCTGGCAAAAGAAGAAGGCCCTTAATCAAGGCCGCTCCTCCCGGCAGTTCAGGGTATGATAAAATCCTCAGGCCAGGGGATGTTCCCCACCAGCTTTTTCAGCTCTGTTTTCAGCAGTTCGCGTGCTTCGCTCAAGGCCATGTTGGTAGCGTCAAGCACCATTTTTTCCAGTTTCCCAATATCCTCCGCGGCACGCGGGCTGATGGAAACCCGGATCACCCGCTGCTTCCCGCTCATGAGGACTCTGACCGCACCGCCTCCGGCGCTCCCCTCCACCGTTTTCTGCTCAAGCTGCTTAATCACCTTGGACATAACCGACTTCAGCAAGGAATCCGTCAGGCCCAGGGTCTCCTCTCCGGTCACAACCATCCCCCCTCAAAGGTAAAGAGCCACGCTGAAACGAGCGCGGCCTGTTTCTGCCCTTAACACAGTATGCAGCACAGAAAGGAAGGGTTCCCCGCAAGATTGATCGATCATATGTTATAACACAAAGCTTCAAGATTCCGGGGCGAAAAAAGATGGCTTTCCAGCATGATGAAATTACCCTCGTTATTGCAAACGTAAAGATCGAGGTGCGGCGCACCAGCTCTCTCCCTGTTCCCCATGAGGTAACGGTGGTTATTCCCCGGGCCGAACTCAGGCGGCGGCGCTACTCCGAAGGAAAGCTGATCGAGGAAGATGAGGCAATTCTCAACAGCATCACCATCGTCCACGCGCCCCGCCACCCTCCGGCCGGGGCCGGCGCCCCTCCGGCGCGAAAGGAGGACCCCGCGCGTGCCACCTGGAAATTCACAAAAAAGAAGGGGTGAGGGGCGGGCCCCGGGTGCTGTTACGGGGAAAGCCCCGGCTCCTGCAGGGGCGGAAGCTGTTCGGGCTTCTCCCCGGCTTCCGCAACAGCCTCGCCGCCCCCCGGCAGATCCGCCAGGAGCAGCAAGATCAAAATCAAGAAAAGGGCGAAGGGGTTGGTGCTCGCCTCTTTCTCCGCCGCCAGCATTTTAAACTCTTTTTCTAACCCGAAAAACCCGAAGGCGTCAAGCGTCTTCTGGGCCGGTTCGCTGGCAAGGAGTTCCAGTAAACTTTCCAGGCAGGCGACACACCCGTTTCCCCGGGGGCCCAGGTATGGTCGAAAACTTTGGATGACCTGAAAGGCGCGCTCATCAATCGCAGTGCTGGCCACGTCGATCCCTCCTTTTTTGATGGAGCAATCAATCAGAGAGGGAAGGCCACACCGGAGGCTCCGGCGTGGCCTTAGCCAGAATACATCCGCTCGTCAATCACTGAGAAGGAGCAGGATCAAAATCAGAAATACAACAAACGCTCTCCTGTCGCTAAGCAAATCCATGCGCAAAGCCCCCTTTCTAAGGACGATCATCCCTATCCAAAACTTTTAAAGATTGTCGCCAAGCAGCAGAAGAACCAGAATTAAAAACACCAAAAAAGCCCTGCGGTCACCGAGCCTGCTTCCACCAAGCGCTTCAGCCATTCAGAAAACCCCCTTCACAAGTTTCATCCTGCCGGACTTAAGACGGAATGCAACTTCCGCCCTGAGCGTCCTTTAACAGGATATGTCTTGCAAAAGATAAATGTTACTATCTCAAAAGCTCGATAAGAGAAGGAAGGGCCTGGAGCGCGGCCGTTCTGCCGCTCTCCAGAAGGGCAGGGATCTGTTCAAAATCACCCAACCCCGCGCTTGCAGCAGGAGGATTAATGACGAGATCCGCATGGGTCAAGTCTCTTTTTGCGCCCTGCCTGGCCATGATGTTGATCCCCCACAAAATCACCTGCACGATGCTTTCCGGTTCGGGGGCCGGCTCCCGGGAGCCCAGGCTCACTGCCGCCACCACCTCCGCCCCCAGCAGGCGCGCCAGGGGAGCGGGAACCATCTCAACCAGCCCCCCATCCGCCAGGAGCAGGCCCCGGTAAGGAACCGGATCGAAAACACCCGGGATCGCGGTGCTGGCGCGCACCGCCACTCCCAGGGGAGCATCTTTCAGGAAAACCGACCCGGGAACAGGCTTCCCCGGAGGCCTGTTGGTAAAAACGACGCGGTTTCCCGTGAGCAGGTCCGCAGCCACCAGGCCCAGGGGAAGCAGGATCTGGCCGAGATTTCTTCTCCCTGCAGCCCCGTGAACGTAGCGGGCAATTTTCGCCCCGCTGAGCAGGCCGCGCGGGAGGAGCTGGAAGAACCGCACCAGATCGAAGAGGTTTTGGATCAGGAGGAGCAGAAAAGTGCCCGGGGTAAAATTGCAGGCAAAAAGGTCTTCTCTCCGCAGCTTTAAGGCCATTTCGCGCATCCTGGCCGGGCCGATCCCGGCGGCGTAGAAGGCGGCCACCAGGCTCCCCGCGCTGGTTCCGGTGACAATTCCGGGCCTGATTCCGTTCTCTTCTAAAACTTCGAGGACGCCGATGTGGGAGATCCCCAGCAGCCCCCCGCCCCCAAGAGCCAGACCGAGGAGCTTCCTTCCCTTCATGCCATGTCCACACCCAGTTTATCCAGCACCAGGTGAATGGGATTGCAGACCGAATAGTCGTTCGAACCTGCAAAAAGGAGCCCCACAGCCCGGTTTTCCAGGTCCAGGACGAGGGAGCCGCTGTCTCCCGGCGCGGACTTCAGTTCTGCCATGATCTGCTCCTGAAAACGGACGACATCGGAACTGTGCCCCATCGTCACGTTCAGGGTTACCCGGACGGCGGTCACCCGCCCCTGAGTCAGGCCCGTTGTGCGCCCGCTTTTTTTCACCTGCAGGCCCGGCTGCACCTCCCCAACTCCGGCCACCCTGCCCACTTCCAAGATCTCCGGGGTGATCAGGCCGGCATCAAGGGGCCGGGCCACCGCGCAGTCGACAAAGTTCACCATCCCGCGCCTTTCCAGGCGCAGGCGGTACTGGGGACGGAAGGCCTGAATCACCGCATTTGCCGCCCTTACTCCCAGGGCCGCAAAGTTGCACTCAACATCCTTGCTGTACCGGTAAATGGGAACAAAGCGCTCCAGGCGCCCGATGATGTCGTCCTCGGTGCCCCCATCATAGCTGCCGGGCTGGTAAACGGGGTCGCCCACCTGTGCCCTTCCGTCCTCTCCATCGGAGGCATTGGCAAGCACGTGGTTGTTGGATAAGATCAGAAGCGCCCCGCTTTCCCGGTCTCGTACCACCGCACCGAAGGTTCCGGCCGTAACTTTGTAATGACCGACGCTTACACCCGGAGGGGCGGGCCGGAACTTTTCCGTTCGCCCCAAAAAGCGGACCTCCCCGACTTCGATGACATCGGTGGGAACCCGTCCAATCCGCTTCGGGATCACCTGATCCACCCCCAGCGCCCCGGCGGGAACCTTTTTCTCCACAAAAAAAATAACGGCCAGCTCGTCCGTATCCTGCTGGCCTTTCCTCTTGCGACCGATGCCCACTCCGATCACATTTGGGAGCTCCGTATAGCGCCGCCTGGCTATATCCAGCGAACGGTATAATCTCCGCATCTTTCTTCCCCTCCCCTAATTTCAAGGTCGATTCAGTATATTCAGGGAGGAGTTTCTTTGGTGCCTCTGCTCCTCCAGCCCCCCGCTTTCCTCCTGCCGCGCCTCCCCATGGAGAAGCCGTAGAAGTTTTTCCTGGTGTTCAGGCAGGGGCTTGCATATCTGCTTCAGGATGTGGTATATTTAAAACAGAAATGGGCATATGCCCATTACAGACGAGGTGGTTGCCATTCCCAGGAGAAGGAGAAGAAGATGGGTGCAGTTCCTGCCCCGGGAAACGTTTTACAAACCTGCAGGTGTTCCCCTGCGGGAGCTGGACGAAGTGCATTTAACCCTCGAAGAGCTGGAAGCGATTCGCTTAAAGGATCTGGAGGGCCTCGATCAAGAAGACTGCGCTGCCCAGATGAGAATCTCCCGCACTACCTTCCAGCGCATTCTCTACGCGGCCCGCACGAAAATCGCGGAAGCGCTCGTGCTGGGAAAGGCGATCCGAATTGAGGGAGGTGATTTCGAGGTGCCTCAAGCGCGAAGGTTCAAGTGCATCTCCTGCGGGCATGAGTTCGAAGTGCCTTTCGGAACAGGCCAGAGAGGCATGGATCTCGCCTGTCCCAGCTGCGGCAAGGGACCGGTCTACAGGGTCGGCGGGGGGATGCCGGGAGGTTTCGGAGGTGGTCCAGGCGGCCCTGGCGGCGGTGCAGGAAGAGGGAGGCGCTTCCGCGGCGGCCAGCAATCTTAAACTTTCAGAATCCCTGGAGTGATGTTGTTGGGAAGCAGCGCAATTTACCTTAAAGAAATAAAGGCCTCCCGGTGCCGGCTAACACCCCAGCGGGAAGCTGTGCTCCTTGCCTTTTTGAAAGAAAAAAATGCCCACCTTACTCCTTACGAACTCTTTCAGAAGGCGAAGAGCATTTGCCCGGAACTCGGGCTTGCGACTGTTTACCGCACTCTCAAGCACTTCGCGAAAGCAGGGCTGATTCGGGAGGTCAAGCTCGAAAAAGGCTTAACCCGCTACGAATTCGCAGATCCCCGTGAAGGGGAGCACTATCACCTGATCTGCAAGAGATGCGGCCGCATCGAGGAGGTCGCGGGCTCTCTTTCCCGGCGCTTCACGGAGAACATAGGGAAAAGGACCGGTTTTTTAATCACGGAGTACTCGTGCCAGTTTTACGGCTGCTGCGCCAAGTGCCGGGAAAGCGCGGGCAGCAGGTGAGGCAGACGGCCGCAAAGTGCAAACTTTCCGGGAAAGGAGGTGGCGAAATGCCGCGCGGTCGGTTCTATTTCGGTCCAGGCTTCTGGAAGGGCGGACCCGGCCCCGCGCCCTGGGCCGGCGGCTGCTGGTGGGCAGGCAACCCCTATCCCTTCTGCCGGTTCTTCCCGTGGCTCCCCAGGCGCTGGTGGGCCTATCCGGGCTATGCCGCAGGCTGGGGAGCCTATCCGGGGCCGGGCTGGGCGCCGGGTCCGGGAGCAGCGTATCCCCAGGATGAGGCGGAGTTTCTCAAACAGCAAGCCGGCTTTTTGCAGCAGCAGCTGGACCAGATCAACGCCCGCCTCAAGGACCTGGAGAAAAAGGAGTAAGTCTTGCAGCGCCGGGAGAAGCCGGGGTTTCGGCCCGGCTTCTCCCAACATAAACTTATTCAGGAGGTCCGGCAACGGTGACGAAAGAACCTGCTTGCGATTCTTGTACGCGAAAAAGCGAGGAATGTCAAGAGGCTTGCCCGTCTTTTACCCCGCGCAACGAAATTAAGGCCACAATCGCCATCATGAGCGGAAAAGGGGGGGTGGGCAAGTCCACGGTGACCGCGCTGCTGGCCGGCACAATGGCCAAAAAAGGGTTCCGCGTGGGGATTCTCGACGGTGACATCACGGGCCCCAGCATCCCCCGGCTTCTGGGTTTGAAAGGGGGACGGGTGCTCACAGGGCCCCGCGGGATGATCCCGCATGTCACAGAATTGGGAATCAAGGTGATGTCCCTCAACCTTTTTTTCGACGAAGAAGACCAGGCGGTGATCTGGAGGGGCCCCCTCCTGGCGGGGACGGTAAAGCAGTTCTGGGAAGACGTGGATTGGGGAGAGCTTGACTTTCTTTTCGTCGACCTCCCTCCGGGGACCGGCGACATCCCCCTCACCGTGCTCCAGAGCCTGCCCCTGACGGGCTTAATCGTGGTCTTTTCTCCCCAGGACCTCGCCGTCATGGTGGTCAAGAAGGCGGTCCGGATGGCGCGCCTCCTTGAGGCAAGGATCCTCGGGCTCATCGAGAACATGGCCTACATGGAGTGCCCGAGCTGCGGGGAACCGGTGTTTCCCTTCGGCAGGCCGCAGGGCGAACGGGTCAGCAAGGAAACCGGGATCCCGCTCCTTGCCACCCTCCCGCTCGAGCCCCTGTACGTGAGGTTCGGCGACGAGGGAAAGCTGGAAATGCTGGAGGGAGGAGAACTTGCCAGGGTCGCCGCGGTCCTCGAAAACCTCTCCGGGTGAGGAGGTTTGAAGCGTGTACAGCACAAGGGTCCTCGAGCACTTCCAAAACCCGCGCAACTGGGGGGAAATCCCTGACCCCGACGGCGTGGCAACGATCGGGGAGGATTGCGGGGATGTCTTCAAATTCTTCATCAAGGTGAAGGACAACCGCCTGGTCCAGGTGCGCTACCAGGTGAAAGGGTGCCCTGTGGCGATAGCCTGCTGCAGTGTGACCGCGGTTCTCGCTGAGGGCAAAACCATTTGGGAAGCGATGCAGATCACCAACGAAGAAGTGGAAAAGGCCCTGGGAGGGCTCCCTCCCGAAAAGCTCCACTGCTCTAACCTCGCAGCCGATGCCCTTTACGCCGCGATTCAGGACTACCTGTACCGACTGGCAGAAAAAGGGGTTCTGTCCTCGAGAAACCTGAGCGGCGAGAGCTGGAGGTTGGCCTACGTGCAGGCGCAAAAAGGAGCCCGCCCGCTGCCTTGTGCGAAAGGAGGAATCCCAAAATGCTCGTAGCTGTGAGTGCTACCGGCAAAGACCTCGACTCCTATCTCGATCCCCGCTTCGGAAGGTGCGCCTACCTCCTCTTCATCGATCCCGAAAGCCTCCAATGCGAAGCTGTGCCCAACCCTGGTTACGGCGCAGGAGGTGGTTCGGGGATCAGGGCCGCTCAAGAGGTGGTGAACAGGGGCGCCAGGGTTTTGATTACAGGGCAGTGCGGCCCCAACGCCTTCGGAGTGCTGG encodes:
- a CDS encoding phosphoglucomutase/phosphomannomutase family protein, which translates into the protein MEIKFGTEGWRGVISESFTFANLRAVIRALAAFLLAHGKGRRGVVVGYDTRFLSREYAQEAARVLASSGIEVFLAREPAPSPVISYSVKVLRAAAGLVVTASHNPPVYNGIKIKGPHGGPALKEMLDDIADRISFGDSEEKGGRGEIHEFHPAATYLPRVLTLVDGSSLARSGFRVVVDSMYGAGQGYLSSLLRRCGIPCLEIRTGYNPGFDGIPPEPVARNLGPLVVAVREHRADLGLALDGDGDRLGVVDRNGNFIEPHHVMAIIARHLVEERHWPGDFAKTIATTEMLDKLARTYERRIHVTPVGFRHITRLFLEEELLLGGEESGGLGVRNHIPERDGTVAGLLLLDALAARNLSLSEMVGEVHELLGPHYYQRLDLPLTPELKECYHALARDFPDSLGRFRVTAVETLDGIKFRLGKHGWVLLRASGTEPLLCVYAESSSARKTKEILRSVRKLLPSCAQGRHDRHVK
- a CDS encoding YbaB/EbfC family nucleoid-associated protein → MTGEETLGLTDSLLKSVMSKVIKQLEQKTVEGSAGGGAVRVLMSGKQRVIRVSISPRAAEDIGKLEKMVLDATNMALSEARELLKTELKKLVGNIPWPEDFIIP
- a CDS encoding patatin-like phospholipase family protein, which gives rise to MKGRKLLGLALGGGGLLGISHIGVLEVLEENGIRPGIVTGTSAGSLVAAFYAAGIGPARMREMALKLRREDLFACNFTPGTFLLLLIQNLFDLVRFFQLLPRGLLSGAKIARYVHGAAGRRNLGQILLPLGLVAADLLTGNRVVFTNRPPGKPVPGSVFLKDAPLGVAVRASTAIPGVFDPVPYRGLLLADGGLVEMVPAPLARLLGAEVVAAVSLGSREPAPEPESIVQVILWGINIMARQGAKRDLTHADLVINPPAASAGLGDFEQIPALLESGRTAALQALPSLIELLR
- a CDS encoding DUF134 domain-containing protein translates to MPITDEVVAIPRRRRRRWVQFLPRETFYKPAGVPLRELDEVHLTLEELEAIRLKDLEGLDQEDCAAQMRISRTTFQRILYAARTKIAEALVLGKAIRIEGGDFEVPQARRFKCISCGHEFEVPFGTGQRGMDLACPSCGKGPVYRVGGGMPGGFGGGPGGPGGGAGRGRRFRGGQQS
- a CDS encoding transcriptional repressor; the encoded protein is MGSSAIYLKEIKASRCRLTPQREAVLLAFLKEKNAHLTPYELFQKAKSICPELGLATVYRTLKHFAKAGLIREVKLEKGLTRYEFADPREGEHYHLICKRCGRIEEVAGSLSRRFTENIGKRTGFLITEYSCQFYGCCAKCRESAGSR
- a CDS encoding DUF5320 domain-containing protein, which produces MPRGRFYFGPGFWKGGPGPAPWAGGCWWAGNPYPFCRFFPWLPRRWWAYPGYAAGWGAYPGPGWAPGPGAAYPQDEAEFLKQQAGFLQQQLDQINARLKDLEKKE
- a CDS encoding Mrp/NBP35 family ATP-binding protein; this translates as MTKEPACDSCTRKSEECQEACPSFTPRNEIKATIAIMSGKGGVGKSTVTALLAGTMAKKGFRVGILDGDITGPSIPRLLGLKGGRVLTGPRGMIPHVTELGIKVMSLNLFFDEEDQAVIWRGPLLAGTVKQFWEDVDWGELDFLFVDLPPGTGDIPLTVLQSLPLTGLIVVFSPQDLAVMVVKKAVRMARLLEARILGLIENMAYMECPSCGEPVFPFGRPQGERVSKETGIPLLATLPLEPLYVRFGDEGKLEMLEGGELARVAAVLENLSG
- a CDS encoding iron-sulfur cluster assembly scaffold protein, which produces MYSTRVLEHFQNPRNWGEIPDPDGVATIGEDCGDVFKFFIKVKDNRLVQVRYQVKGCPVAIACCSVTAVLAEGKTIWEAMQITNEEVEKALGGLPPEKLHCSNLAADALYAAIQDYLYRLAEKGVLSSRNLSGESWRLAYVQAQKGARPLPCAKGGIPKCS
- a CDS encoding NifB/NifX family molybdenum-iron cluster-binding protein; this encodes MLVAVSATGKDLDSYLDPRFGRCAYLLFIDPESLQCEAVPNPGYGAGGGSGIRAAQEVVNRGARVLITGQCGPNAFGVLAASGVRMFQAPGEPVRKVLELYGQGKLNEIKAPGPGRPGPPGRGFW